From Planococcus halocryophilus, the proteins below share one genomic window:
- the speB gene encoding agmatinase — protein sequence MRFDETYSGKVFIKSHPNYEESKAVLYGMPMDWTVSYRPGSRFGPNKIREVSIGLEEYSPYLDRELGDVKFFDAGDIPLPFGNPEKSLAEIETYVHTLLADEKIPMGMGGEHLVSLPVMKAVASKYDDLAIIHFDAHTDLRENYEGEEYSHSTPIRKIADHIGPKNVYSFGIRSGMKEEFDWAKENGMHLSKFEVLEPLKEVLPTLEGRNVYVTIDMDVLDPAHAPGTGTVDAGGITSRELLASIHAIAASGVNVVGFDLVELAPVYDHSDQTANTASKLMREMILGWIK from the coding sequence ATGAGATTTGACGAAACATATTCAGGAAAAGTATTTATCAAAAGTCATCCGAATTACGAAGAATCAAAAGCGGTTCTTTACGGCATGCCGATGGATTGGACAGTGAGTTACCGTCCAGGTTCTCGTTTTGGCCCGAACAAAATTCGCGAAGTTTCAATTGGACTAGAAGAATATAGCCCGTACCTTGACCGCGAACTAGGTGACGTAAAGTTTTTTGATGCAGGTGATATTCCATTGCCATTCGGCAATCCGGAAAAAAGCTTAGCGGAAATCGAAACTTATGTGCACACGCTTTTAGCGGACGAAAAAATTCCAATGGGTATGGGTGGCGAGCATTTGGTGTCATTGCCAGTAATGAAAGCAGTCGCAAGCAAATACGACGATTTGGCAATCATTCACTTTGATGCACACACAGATCTTCGCGAAAACTACGAAGGCGAAGAATACTCACATTCGACACCAATTCGCAAAATCGCAGATCACATCGGACCGAAAAACGTCTATTCATTTGGTATTCGTTCAGGGATGAAAGAAGAATTCGACTGGGCAAAAGAAAACGGCATGCACCTTTCGAAATTTGAAGTGCTTGAGCCTTTAAAAGAAGTATTGCCAACACTTGAAGGTCGCAATGTCTATGTCACGATTGATATGGACGTATTAGACCCTGCACACGCACCAGGCACTGGAACAGTTGACGCAGGCGGTATCACGTCTCGTGAACTATTAGCATCTATCCACGCTATCGCAGCGTCAGGCGTGAACGTAGTTGGTTTTGATCTTGTAGAACTAGCACCAGTTTACGACCATTCTGACCAAACAGCGAACACAGCAAGCAAATTAATGCGCGAAATGATACTTGGTTGGATTAAATAA
- a CDS encoding DUF423 domain-containing protein, which yields MKFFLIAGAVNALLSVAFGAFGAHLLEGRVADKYLDTWQTAVQYQMFHSIGLMVVAILMSSSLLGSLGSLNWAGYLMLAGIIIFSGSLYVLSLTGISILGAITPIGGLAFIAAWVMIVVAAVKAL from the coding sequence ATGAAGTTTTTCTTAATTGCTGGAGCGGTTAATGCTCTATTGTCTGTCGCATTTGGCGCATTCGGAGCGCATCTATTAGAAGGTCGTGTGGCAGACAAATATTTAGATACATGGCAAACCGCTGTACAATATCAAATGTTCCACTCGATCGGCTTGATGGTAGTCGCGATTTTGATGAGCTCATCGCTACTCGGTTCGCTTGGTTCATTAAACTGGGCTGGCTATTTAATGCTTGCCGGAATCATCATTTTCTCAGGTAGCTTATATGTATTAAGCTTAACGGGCATCAGCATTCTTGGTGCCATTACGCCAATTGGTGGTCTCGCGTTTATCGCTGCTTGGGTAATGATCGTAGTTGCGGCAGTGAAAGCACTGTAA
- the hemQ gene encoding hydrogen peroxide-dependent heme synthase, which produces MNEAAITLDGWYVLHDFRSMDWVSWKMLTDEERQFAIDEFQAFMDKINQADENKTGAHALYSIVGQKADLMLMMLRETMDELNELETEYNKLTLIAYTVPTYSYVSVVELSNYLAGKSDEDPYQNPHIRSRLYPELQRSQYICFYPMDKRRDGDDNWYMLPMDTRKELMLSHGKIGRSYAGKVKQIISGSVGFDDYEWGVTLFADDVLQFKKLIYEMRFDEVSARYAEFGSFYVGTRLDAERTAKFLEV; this is translated from the coding sequence ATGAATGAAGCAGCAATTACATTAGACGGCTGGTACGTTCTCCATGATTTCCGCTCAATGGACTGGGTTTCGTGGAAAATGCTAACGGACGAAGAACGCCAATTTGCGATCGACGAATTCCAAGCATTCATGGACAAAATCAACCAAGCTGATGAAAATAAAACCGGCGCACACGCGTTGTATTCAATTGTTGGCCAAAAAGCCGACTTGATGCTAATGATGTTGCGCGAAACAATGGACGAATTAAACGAACTTGAAACAGAATACAATAAGCTAACATTGATTGCTTATACCGTTCCTACGTACTCATATGTTTCAGTCGTTGAACTTTCCAACTACCTTGCTGGAAAATCTGATGAAGATCCTTACCAAAACCCACATATTCGTTCGCGTCTATACCCAGAACTTCAACGTTCGCAGTATATTTGCTTCTATCCAATGGACAAGCGTCGCGATGGCGATGACAACTGGTACATGCTACCAATGGATACGCGCAAAGAGTTGATGCTATCTCACGGTAAAATCGGCCGTAGCTATGCAGGTAAAGTAAAACAGATCATTTCTGGATCTGTCGGCTTTGACGATTACGAATGGGGCGTTACATTGTTCGCAGATGACGTGCTTCAATTCAAGAAATTGATTTACGAAATGCGTTTTGATGAAGTTAGCGCGCGTTACGCAGAATTCGGTTCATTCTATGTAGGTACACGCCTAGATGCTGAACGTACTGCGAAATTTTTAGAAGTTTAA
- the speE gene encoding spermidine synthase has translation MAGFWYTEKQTENFGITMKINKTLHTEQTDFQFLEMAETAEWGNMLFLDGMVMTSEKDEFVYHEMVAHVPLFTHPNPENVLVVGGGDGGVIREILKHPSVKKATLVDIDGKVIEYSKKFLPSIASGLEDSRVEVIVGDGFMHIAESDNEFDVIMVDSTEPVGPAVNLFSKGFYAGISKALKEDGIFVAQSDNPWFKADLIKQVQSDVKEIFPITNLYLANIPTYPSGLWAFTIGSKKYNPLEVPAERFHEIDTKYYTPELHNAAFVLPKFVKDLTGE, from the coding sequence ATGGCAGGATTTTGGTATACAGAAAAGCAAACAGAAAACTTTGGGATTACGATGAAAATCAACAAAACCCTTCATACAGAACAAACAGATTTTCAATTTCTTGAAATGGCAGAAACAGCTGAATGGGGCAATATGTTGTTTTTAGATGGCATGGTCATGACTTCTGAAAAAGACGAATTTGTTTATCACGAAATGGTCGCACACGTTCCATTGTTTACACACCCAAACCCAGAAAACGTACTAGTAGTTGGTGGCGGTGATGGTGGCGTAATCCGTGAGATTTTAAAGCACCCGTCTGTTAAAAAAGCGACACTTGTCGACATCGATGGAAAAGTAATCGAGTACTCAAAAAAATTCTTGCCTAGCATTGCGTCAGGTTTAGAAGATTCACGCGTGGAAGTTATCGTTGGAGACGGGTTCATGCACATCGCAGAATCAGACAACGAGTTTGACGTGATTATGGTAGATTCAACTGAACCCGTTGGACCAGCTGTAAACTTATTCTCAAAAGGCTTTTATGCAGGAATTTCAAAAGCATTAAAAGAAGACGGTATTTTCGTCGCGCAATCTGACAACCCATGGTTTAAAGCAGATTTGATCAAGCAAGTTCAAAGTGATGTAAAAGAAATTTTCCCAATCACGAACTTGTATTTGGCGAACATTCCAACATACCCAAGTGGTTTGTGGGCGTTCACGATTGGTTCGAAAAAGTACAACCCATTAGAAGTACCAGCAGAACGTTTCCATGAAATCGACACGAAATACTATACGCCAGAGTTGCACAACGCTGCGTTTGTTTTACCGAAATTCGTGAAAGATTTAACAGGAGAATAA
- a CDS encoding YwgA family protein — protein sequence MLQGHAKIVDFIATAEGVTGRKKLQKMIYIMKKLDIPFQEKYEFHIYGPYSEELTARVEELCDMGFLSEALEDKGSYVQYKYSVTEEGQEFRKVLGESILDNPLTAGKLNAKSGRFLELTATLLYFDHLNKQEQIDKLHVVKGKLNFTAEEIDEAFAFIEELRT from the coding sequence TTGCTCCAGGGACACGCAAAAATCGTGGACTTTATTGCCACTGCGGAAGGCGTAACCGGCCGCAAAAAATTGCAGAAAATGATTTACATCATGAAGAAACTAGACATTCCGTTTCAGGAAAAGTATGAGTTTCATATTTATGGACCGTATTCAGAAGAACTAACTGCTCGTGTGGAAGAATTATGCGACATGGGGTTTTTGTCAGAAGCATTAGAAGACAAAGGTTCTTATGTTCAATATAAATATAGCGTAACGGAAGAAGGCCAAGAATTCCGTAAAGTTTTGGGGGAATCGATTCTAGATAACCCACTCACTGCAGGAAAATTAAATGCTAAAAGTGGTCGGTTTTTGGAATTGACCGCAACACTTCTTTATTTTGATCATTTGAATAAACAAGAACAAATCGATAAATTGCATGTGGTTAAAGGGAAATTGAACTTTACTGCAGAAGAAATTGACGAAGCTTTTGCTTTTATTGAAGAATTAAGGACTTAA
- a CDS encoding HD domain-containing protein gives MSYATQKLAEEKVFKDPVHRYIHVRDQVIWDLINSREVQRLRRIKQLGTSYLVFHGAEHSRFNHSLGVYEIVRRISDDIFHGRPEWDESERLVVLCAALLHDLGHGPFSHSFEKVFALDHEEYTRKILLGDTEVNEILQKVSTDFPTKVAEVIAKTYSNKQVVSLISSQIDADRMDYLQRDAYYTGVSYGHFDMERILRVMRPLDDQVVIKSSGMHAVEDYIMSRYQMYWQVYFHPVARSAEVILRKILQRAKELSASGYKFEQPPTHFLSFFDQSFTLKEYLALDEGVLMTYFQLWMTERDPILADLCDRFVNRRLFQYVDFDPGKDYKKLGELAELFRSAGIDPEYYLIDDSTSDLPYDFYRPGEEEERLPIHLLMPNGDIKELSRLSQIVDAISGKRRTDYKLYFPAELLIDGKKTAIKHQILEMLREGGI, from the coding sequence GTGAGCTACGCAACACAAAAATTAGCTGAAGAAAAAGTTTTTAAAGATCCGGTTCACCGATATATCCATGTGCGCGACCAAGTGATTTGGGATTTGATCAATTCGCGTGAAGTTCAGCGTTTGCGCAGAATTAAGCAATTGGGCACCTCTTATTTAGTATTCCATGGCGCGGAACATAGCCGTTTTAATCACTCACTTGGTGTGTACGAAATTGTACGCCGTATTTCGGATGATATTTTTCATGGTCGTCCGGAATGGGATGAAAGTGAGCGTCTAGTTGTATTATGTGCAGCACTTTTGCACGATTTAGGACACGGGCCGTTCTCGCATTCATTTGAAAAAGTTTTTGCACTTGACCACGAAGAATATACGCGGAAAATTCTATTAGGAGATACGGAGGTCAATGAAATCCTTCAAAAAGTGTCTACAGATTTTCCGACAAAAGTGGCAGAAGTGATTGCAAAAACGTACTCAAATAAACAAGTCGTTTCATTAATTTCCAGTCAGATAGATGCAGATCGTATGGATTACCTTCAGCGAGATGCTTATTATACAGGGGTATCTTATGGCCATTTTGATATGGAGCGGATTCTTCGCGTGATGCGTCCATTAGATGATCAAGTCGTCATCAAGTCGAGCGGTATGCATGCAGTGGAAGATTACATCATGAGCCGTTACCAAATGTATTGGCAAGTGTATTTCCATCCGGTTGCCCGAAGTGCAGAAGTTATTTTGCGGAAAATTCTTCAACGAGCAAAAGAGTTGAGTGCAAGTGGCTATAAGTTTGAACAGCCACCAACTCATTTCCTATCATTTTTTGATCAGAGCTTTACGTTGAAAGAGTATTTGGCGTTAGATGAAGGCGTTTTAATGACGTATTTCCAATTATGGATGACTGAGCGCGATCCGATTTTAGCGGACCTTTGCGACCGTTTTGTGAATCGACGTTTGTTCCAGTATGTCGATTTTGACCCAGGCAAAGATTATAAAAAGCTAGGTGAATTGGCCGAACTGTTCCGGTCTGCCGGCATTGACCCGGAATATTATTTGATCGATGACTCTACGTCTGACTTGCCATATGATTTTTACCGACCAGGAGAAGAAGAAGAGCGTTTGCCGATTCATTTACTGATGCCAAACGGTGATATTAAAGAATTATCACGTTTGTCTCAAATTGTGGATGCGATTTCCGGTAAACGCAGAACGGATTATAAATTGTATTTTCCAGCTGAATTATTAATTGATGGCAAGAAAACCGCTATCAAGCATCAGATTTTGGAAATGCTTCGAGAAGGAGGGATATAG
- a CDS encoding uracil-DNA glycosylase, with product MEKRIFHNDWQDILGEEFGKPYYTKLREFLKKEYAEQTIYPAMENIWSAFEHTAYRDVKVVILGQDPYHGPDQAHGLSFSVLSGVKHPPSLRNLFKELQEDIGCAQPKDGILTKWADQGVLMMNTVLTVRAGEAHSHRDKGWETLTDEVIRKLSERDEPLIFVLWGRPAQTKKRLIDMDKHDVLEAPHPSPLSAHRGFFGSRPYSKVNSLLQSRGQAPIDFCLD from the coding sequence TTGGAAAAACGAATTTTCCATAACGACTGGCAAGACATCCTAGGTGAAGAATTCGGTAAACCGTATTACACGAAGTTGCGTGAGTTTCTGAAAAAAGAATACGCTGAACAAACAATTTATCCAGCAATGGAAAACATCTGGTCAGCTTTTGAACATACAGCGTATCGCGATGTGAAAGTCGTGATTCTCGGACAAGATCCTTATCATGGCCCAGACCAAGCACATGGACTGAGTTTTTCTGTTTTATCAGGAGTAAAGCATCCGCCAAGTTTACGGAATTTATTTAAAGAATTACAAGAAGATATTGGCTGCGCCCAACCAAAAGACGGCATCTTAACCAAATGGGCTGATCAAGGCGTTTTAATGATGAACACTGTTTTAACAGTGAGAGCGGGCGAAGCACATTCCCATCGCGATAAAGGGTGGGAAACGCTGACGGATGAAGTGATTCGCAAATTATCTGAACGTGATGAACCCCTCATTTTCGTATTATGGGGAAGACCTGCGCAAACGAAGAAACGCTTAATTGATATGGATAAACACGATGTACTTGAAGCACCTCATCCAAGTCCACTTAGCGCGCATCGCGGATTTTTCGGCAGTCGTCCGTATTCAAAAGTGAACAGTCTGTTACAAAGCCGCGGCCAAGCGCCAATCGATTTCTGTTTAGACTGA
- a CDS encoding DUF4230 domain-containing protein has product MAKDPKLTEIERLLEEMKEQGETKESGFWKSVKLLMGVWRNTFLVLIAILLLLLVALPLGTFWMIQGSTATESKGVFLEQIQELNELSTAEAFSKVIIERQDNALFGKEIGLDLPGTKRQLLVVIPGSVRAGIDFSKVTEGDIVVDEEAKTATLTLPAAEFLGGPELFMDQVEVYSYEGLFRSGTDISEAFDLAEEAKKMMLEETEGQGVLQTAETNAVRSVQEMFGLVDYDVTVKFKE; this is encoded by the coding sequence ATGGCGAAAGATCCGAAATTGACAGAGATCGAACGTTTGTTAGAAGAAATGAAAGAACAAGGAGAAACGAAAGAATCCGGCTTCTGGAAAAGTGTTAAATTGTTGATGGGAGTATGGCGCAATACGTTCCTAGTCTTAATTGCGATTTTATTGCTCTTATTGGTAGCATTGCCACTCGGTACTTTTTGGATGATCCAAGGCAGTACAGCTACTGAAAGCAAAGGCGTTTTTTTAGAGCAAATTCAGGAACTCAATGAACTATCGACAGCTGAAGCTTTTTCAAAAGTGATTATTGAACGTCAAGACAATGCGCTGTTTGGAAAAGAAATCGGGCTTGATTTGCCAGGAACCAAACGCCAATTATTGGTTGTCATTCCAGGGTCGGTTCGTGCAGGAATTGATTTTTCCAAAGTGACAGAAGGCGATATCGTGGTAGATGAGGAAGCAAAAACAGCGACTCTAACATTGCCAGCAGCGGAATTTTTAGGAGGTCCGGAATTGTTTATGGACCAAGTAGAAGTGTATTCCTATGAAGGTTTATTCCGTAGCGGCACCGATATTTCGGAAGCGTTTGATTTGGCTGAGGAAGCGAAGAAAATGATGCTTGAAGAAACAGAAGGCCAAGGGGTACTCCAAACTGCAGAAACCAATGCGGTGCGTTCTGTTCAAGAAATGTTTGGCTTAGTCGACTACGATGTAACTGTTAAATTTAAGGAGTGA
- a CDS encoding YwdI family protein, translating into MAIDTMRILNEIDKHTTRARSGDVAKARDSVAAIRALCDLLLEDDQPMSDIQAPRAVPLSSPQPQTQTVTAVNKLKEEDANGDSLFEF; encoded by the coding sequence ATGGCCATCGACACTATGCGGATTTTAAATGAAATCGACAAACATACAACTCGTGCTCGTAGCGGTGATGTGGCAAAAGCTCGTGACTCGGTCGCTGCCATTCGCGCATTGTGTGATTTGTTGTTAGAAGACGATCAACCAATGAGCGATATCCAAGCACCACGTGCCGTGCCGCTTTCTTCCCCTCAGCCGCAAACGCAGACAGTAACTGCCGTCAACAAGCTGAAAGAAGAAGACGCAAACGGTGATTCGCTGTTTGAATTTTAA
- a CDS encoding YwhD family protein, which translates to MANEEKPKQKVGFTIIKNDPTGGHKGYGIGSLSLENVSPLFIDVEEQEAFIDIGAMHARSEVERGIKFTTNREDSAGGKDYWLVWITIDFNPIGPYYAGVAACEMVVNREKRRGYKILADHVNRMDKSMKRKILVEQMDEPSKRILADYLESHNAEMWNNSSEQLHQDLGR; encoded by the coding sequence ATGGCGAATGAAGAAAAACCAAAACAAAAAGTAGGATTTACCATTATAAAAAATGATCCAACGGGTGGTCATAAAGGGTACGGTATCGGTTCTCTATCTTTGGAGAACGTTTCTCCATTATTTATTGACGTAGAAGAGCAAGAAGCTTTTATCGATATTGGTGCAATGCATGCCCGCAGTGAAGTAGAGCGAGGCATTAAATTTACAACTAACCGAGAAGATTCGGCAGGTGGCAAAGATTATTGGCTTGTGTGGATTACCATCGATTTTAATCCAATCGGACCTTATTACGCAGGAGTTGCAGCGTGTGAAATGGTGGTTAATCGTGAAAAACGTAGAGGCTACAAGATTTTGGCTGACCATGTTAACCGCATGGACAAGTCGATGAAACGTAAAATTCTTGTGGAACAAATGGATGAGCCATCAAAACGCATACTGGCTGACTATTTGGAATCGCATAACGCAGAAATGTGGAACAATAGCTCAGAGCAACTTCACCAAGATTTAGGTAGATGA
- a CDS encoding 2-hydroxymuconate tautomerase: protein MPYVTVKMLEGRTEDQKRALVEKVSEAVSETTGAPIENVTVFIEDLKKSNYGTKGKLFSDQ from the coding sequence ATGCCATACGTCACTGTAAAAATGCTCGAAGGGCGCACAGAAGATCAAAAACGCGCACTAGTCGAAAAAGTATCTGAAGCTGTTTCTGAAACAACTGGTGCACCTATCGAAAACGTCACTGTCTTTATCGAAGACTTGAAAAAAAGCAATTACGGCACAAAAGGCAAACTCTTTAGCGATCAATAA
- a CDS encoding lipoate--protein ligase family protein translates to MPLFFEETAWRFWDQSLSAKSRSALESFAADDTLCELVGAGKSAPTVRTWVHDDTVVLGIQDHRLPHIEKGMDVLKDYGFTPIVRNSGGLAVVLDAGVLNISLVLSEKDNAIDISAGYDLMLDLVRELFPEATIEAYEIVGSYCPGSYDLSINGQKFAGISQRRIRSGIAVQVYLCVEGSGAKRAEIIRDFYNAGLQNEETKFTYPEIKPETMASLSELLGRKITVQEVVIDLHDLMERPAPMSLQPDETELYGFYLNRVVERNRKMLERPLE, encoded by the coding sequence ATGCCGTTATTTTTTGAAGAAACAGCTTGGCGTTTTTGGGATCAGTCGCTAAGCGCGAAAAGTCGCTCTGCGCTTGAATCATTTGCAGCGGACGACACATTATGCGAGTTGGTGGGGGCGGGTAAAAGCGCACCAACCGTTCGAACATGGGTGCATGACGATACGGTAGTGTTAGGGATCCAAGATCATCGTTTGCCGCATATTGAAAAAGGCATGGATGTATTAAAAGACTATGGCTTTACGCCGATTGTACGAAATTCTGGAGGACTGGCAGTTGTACTGGACGCTGGTGTTTTAAACATCTCGCTCGTGCTATCGGAAAAAGACAACGCCATCGATATCTCAGCAGGTTACGACTTGATGCTCGATTTGGTGCGTGAACTTTTCCCGGAAGCTACTATTGAAGCGTATGAAATTGTCGGCTCGTATTGCCCTGGTTCTTATGACCTCAGCATTAACGGCCAGAAATTCGCTGGCATCTCACAACGCCGAATTCGTAGCGGAATCGCGGTGCAAGTATATTTATGTGTCGAAGGCAGCGGTGCAAAACGTGCTGAAATCATTCGTGATTTTTACAATGCGGGATTACAAAACGAAGAAACCAAATTCACTTACCCAGAAATAAAACCTGAAACAATGGCATCGCTCAGTGAGTTGCTCGGTAGAAAAATTACGGTTCAAGAAGTAGTAATTGACCTACATGATTTAATGGAAAGACCGGCACCAATGTCTTTGCAGCCTGATGAGACAGAGTTATACGGATTTTATTTAAATCGCGTTGTTGAACGCAACCGTAAAATGCTAGAACGTCCCCTTGAATAG